From a single Gracilimonas sp. genomic region:
- a CDS encoding imelysin family protein, with the protein MKKFSFLLLTVLIIWSCTDNGPSGPDADDFDREAILVNWADNIIIPSYTNFSEATEQLHTDAATFSEFPTASNLLTLRTSWESAYLAFQTVSVFEIGKPMELRYRDNLNIYPTDTTEIENSIQSGSYNLQLPSLNNSQGFPALDYLLNGLGEDDAEILTFYTSDPDAENYRRYLTDLTSRIDSLTSEVLADWTSGYRDEFVSNSGNGSNSSLDMMVNDYIYYYEKHLRAGKIGIPAGVFSGSPLSTHVEAYYSNDFSKELFNTSLDATQNFFNGVHINQPSESGESLSSYLDYLNTMKDGSDLVTLINNQFDAAREQAALLDNDFSAQVESNNTAMLSTYDELQMNVVYMKVDMLQALNINVDYVDADGD; encoded by the coding sequence ATGAAGAAATTTTCGTTTTTATTACTTACAGTTTTAATAATATGGAGCTGTACCGATAACGGGCCATCCGGTCCCGATGCGGACGATTTTGACCGGGAAGCCATTTTGGTAAACTGGGCTGATAATATCATTATCCCGTCTTATACTAATTTTTCTGAAGCTACTGAACAGCTGCATACCGATGCTGCTACCTTTTCAGAATTTCCTACCGCGAGCAACCTTCTCACACTTCGGACTTCCTGGGAATCAGCTTACCTCGCTTTCCAAACTGTTTCCGTTTTTGAGATCGGTAAACCCATGGAATTGCGCTACCGTGATAACCTGAATATATACCCAACCGATACCACGGAAATTGAAAACAGCATTCAATCCGGATCATACAATCTGCAATTACCCTCATTAAACAACAGTCAGGGATTCCCCGCTTTGGACTATCTATTAAATGGCTTGGGTGAAGATGATGCTGAGATATTGACATTTTACACCTCTGACCCTGATGCTGAAAACTACCGCCGATACCTGACTGACCTGACCTCCCGCATCGACTCTCTTACCAGTGAGGTATTGGCCGATTGGACATCCGGCTATCGTGATGAATTTGTGAGTAATTCCGGAAACGGGTCCAATTCCTCTCTCGATATGATGGTAAATGATTACATCTACTATTACGAAAAACACCTTCGGGCCGGCAAAATCGGCATTCCTGCAGGGGTCTTTTCAGGTTCACCACTAAGCACACATGTGGAAGCCTATTATAGTAATGACTTCTCTAAAGAGCTTTTTAATACCTCTCTGGACGCCACTCAGAACTTCTTCAATGGTGTTCATATAAATCAACCCTCTGAAAGTGGAGAGAGCCTGAGCAGCTACCTCGATTACCTTAATACCATGAAGGATGGCTCTGATCTTGTAACCCTTATCAACAATCAATTTGATGCAGCAAGAGAACAAGCGGCCTTACTGGATAATGATTTTTCAGCTCAGGTCGAATCGAATAATACGGCCATGCTATCAACTTATGATGAGCTACAAATGAATGTAGTTTACATGAAAGTAGATATGTTGCAAGCCCTGAATATTAACGTGGATTATGTTGACGCCGATGGTGATTAA
- a CDS encoding HTTM domain-containing protein produces MKAHSIRSYLTATTNAAPLAIFRIFFGLLMLISIVRFAANGWIQKLYIEPQFFFSYYGFEWVQPLGDWTYLIFILCGLSSIFVALGYKYRISILVFFLSFTYIELMDKTTYLNHYYFISILSFLMMFLPAHAYYSLDAWNDKKLRSQEVPKWSVDSIKLLLFIVYFYAGLAKLNSDWLFEAMPLQIWLPSKYSLPLLGDLLQQTWTHYAFAWAGAIYDLSIPFLLLIRKTRIFAFILVVIFHILTRVLFPIGMFPYIMIVSTLIFFDAGLHNQILDYISKWFSITKSFFDNGNIYSFPQTWVRKASLGIVCTFFVLQLLIPFRYLLYPGELFWTEEGYRFSWRVMLMEKVGYANFKVVNPDSGQSFYVDNTEFLTRFQEKQMSFQPDFILEYAHFLEDYYKKEAGIQDPEIFVDSYVALNGRRSKRYVNPDIDLTEIKPSLKHRTWLLPFDDEIKGL; encoded by the coding sequence GTGAAAGCACATTCGATCCGATCATACCTGACTGCCACTACCAATGCTGCTCCGCTGGCTATATTCCGAATTTTTTTCGGTCTGCTCATGCTGATTAGTATTGTTCGGTTTGCAGCTAATGGCTGGATTCAAAAGCTATATATAGAGCCGCAGTTCTTCTTTTCTTACTATGGATTTGAATGGGTTCAGCCTCTGGGAGACTGGACCTATCTTATATTTATCCTCTGTGGCTTGTCTTCTATTTTTGTTGCCTTGGGATATAAATACAGGATTTCGATTCTCGTGTTTTTCCTCAGCTTTACCTACATCGAGCTGATGGATAAAACCACCTACCTCAATCATTATTACTTTATCAGCATACTCAGCTTTTTAATGATGTTTCTTCCCGCACATGCCTACTACTCTCTGGATGCGTGGAATGACAAAAAACTGAGATCACAAGAAGTCCCCAAATGGTCTGTCGACTCCATCAAACTCCTGCTTTTCATTGTATACTTTTATGCAGGCTTAGCAAAACTCAATTCCGACTGGTTGTTCGAAGCCATGCCTCTCCAAATTTGGCTGCCTTCAAAGTATTCACTCCCGTTACTGGGGGATCTGCTTCAGCAAACCTGGACGCACTATGCCTTTGCCTGGGCAGGAGCTATCTACGACCTCAGCATTCCCTTTCTATTATTGATCAGGAAAACCCGGATTTTTGCTTTTATCCTTGTGGTCATTTTTCACATTCTTACCCGGGTGCTATTTCCCATTGGGATGTTTCCATATATCATGATTGTAAGCACGCTCATATTCTTTGACGCCGGACTGCACAACCAAATATTGGATTACATCTCCAAATGGTTCAGTATCACAAAATCTTTTTTTGATAACGGTAACATCTATTCATTCCCGCAAACGTGGGTTCGTAAAGCCTCATTGGGAATTGTTTGCACCTTCTTTGTTCTGCAGCTTCTCATTCCCTTTCGATACCTGCTTTATCCGGGTGAATTGTTCTGGACGGAGGAAGGCTACCGATTTTCATGGCGGGTTATGCTTATGGAAAAAGTTGGGTATGCAAATTTCAAAGTTGTAAACCCTGATTCCGGCCAAAGCTTTTATGTTGACAACACTGAGTTTCTTACCCGTTTTCAGGAAAAACAAATGTCATTTCAGCCTGATTTTATTCTCGAGTACGCTCATTTTTTAGAAGATTATTATAAAAAGGAAGCGGGTATTCAAGACCCTGAAATTTTTGTAGACAGTTATGTGGCACTCAATGGAAGAAGAAGCAAGCGCTATGTAAATCCTGACATTGATCTTACCGAAATTAAACCCTCACTGAAACACCGAACCTGGTTACTCCCTTTTGATGATGAGATTAAAGGACTTTAG
- a CDS encoding TonB-dependent receptor produces MMRLKDFSLFVLFLFIALPATAQITFSGYVVEEETGAPIEGVDIYNNDAGKSFITDENGYFEINDLPYGNLNLFFFKLGYKIINRTFVPDANNSSITIELAKLSEEMSEIAVIDQRDKVFAVKRLREVEGTSIYAGKKNEVISLDQMVANTSANNARQIYGQISGLNIFESNDAGLQLNIGGRGLDPNRSSNFNIRQNGYDISADVLGYPESYYTPPAEGLQEIQVIRGAASLQYGTQFGGLVNFKMKKPANDKRVEVTSRQSVGSNALFTSFNSVSGTTGNIGYYGYYNYKKGDGFRPNSSFESSNFYFYSDVQISDRTNIALDFTYLNYLAQQPGGLTDDQFYQDPTLSNRTRNWFEVDWKLASLNLEHEFSYKTKLSFLLYGLDASRKSVGFRTNRVSQEDDLNAPRDLILGDFNNWGTEVRLLNRYLIGDKNAVFLIGTKLYQSNNTSVQGPGTASPKADFILADEQFPNYPNQSDFTFPNKNLAIFGENIFYLQDNLSITPGFRLEYIQTQSRGTFKRINFDLAGNPIQNQTFEDDRTFERSFVLLGAGISFLPNSQTEIYGNFSQNYRSVTFNDIRIVNPTFQVDPDITDESGFTSDFGIRGRIGESISYDIGGFGLLYDNRIGEVLRAETRINADGDKEETGRVVRYRGNIGQAFMYGFESLVEVNVLPLLGHESRDLKFSLFANTALTKSDYLNSEIPGVEGNEVEFVPLLNMKTGLNFGYQNLVGSIQYTYVSEQYTDASNAEQNIRDNQSGIRGAIPAYDVLDLSLSWTYKNFTVESGINNLLNSWYFTRRATGYPGPGIIPSPPRTFYATLQLQIGK; encoded by the coding sequence ATGATGAGATTAAAGGACTTTAGCCTTTTTGTTTTATTTCTGTTTATTGCATTACCCGCAACTGCTCAAATCACCTTTTCAGGTTATGTCGTTGAAGAAGAAACCGGAGCTCCTATTGAAGGCGTCGATATCTATAATAATGATGCTGGTAAATCCTTCATCACAGATGAAAATGGTTATTTCGAAATCAATGATCTGCCTTATGGAAATCTGAACCTTTTCTTCTTTAAGCTTGGATACAAAATCATCAACCGGACTTTTGTGCCAGATGCTAATAATTCGTCCATTACCATTGAACTTGCTAAGCTTTCAGAAGAAATGTCAGAAATCGCTGTAATTGATCAGCGGGATAAAGTTTTTGCCGTTAAAAGACTTCGTGAAGTTGAGGGAACTTCTATATACGCTGGTAAGAAAAATGAAGTAATCTCACTGGACCAAATGGTAGCTAATACTTCGGCCAACAATGCCCGGCAAATTTATGGACAGATATCCGGGCTCAATATCTTTGAATCTAATGACGCTGGACTTCAGTTGAATATTGGAGGACGGGGGCTAGACCCCAACCGTTCGTCTAACTTTAATATCCGCCAAAACGGTTATGATATCAGTGCCGATGTACTTGGTTATCCCGAAAGTTATTATACACCTCCAGCCGAAGGTTTGCAGGAAATTCAGGTAATCCGCGGAGCTGCCTCCCTTCAGTATGGAACCCAGTTCGGTGGGTTGGTAAATTTCAAAATGAAGAAGCCCGCTAATGACAAACGGGTTGAAGTCACCTCGCGGCAATCGGTTGGTTCCAATGCATTATTTACTTCATTCAACAGTGTGAGCGGAACCACTGGGAATATCGGTTACTACGGCTATTACAACTACAAAAAGGGAGATGGTTTTCGGCCTAACTCAAGTTTTGAATCCAGCAATTTCTATTTTTACTCAGATGTTCAAATCTCAGATCGAACCAATATTGCACTCGACTTTACTTATTTGAACTACCTGGCTCAACAGCCGGGTGGACTTACCGATGATCAGTTTTACCAAGACCCAACCCTTAGCAACCGTACCCGAAACTGGTTTGAGGTGGACTGGAAGCTGGCGTCATTAAATTTAGAACACGAGTTTTCCTACAAAACCAAGCTAAGTTTTCTATTGTACGGACTGGACGCCTCACGAAAATCGGTAGGGTTTCGCACTAATCGTGTTTCCCAGGAAGATGACCTTAATGCTCCCCGTGATCTAATTCTGGGTGATTTCAATAACTGGGGTACAGAAGTTCGTTTATTGAACAGATATTTGATTGGGGATAAAAATGCCGTTTTCCTGATCGGTACCAAATTGTATCAATCCAATAACACCTCTGTTCAGGGGCCTGGAACAGCTAGTCCCAAAGCTGATTTTATCTTAGCGGATGAGCAATTTCCAAACTACCCAAATCAATCCGACTTTACCTTTCCCAATAAAAACCTGGCTATTTTCGGAGAGAATATTTTTTACCTGCAGGATAACCTTTCCATCACTCCGGGGTTCAGGCTTGAATACATCCAAACACAAAGCCGGGGCACTTTCAAAAGAATAAACTTTGATCTGGCCGGAAACCCCATTCAAAATCAAACCTTTGAAGATGACCGTACTTTTGAGCGTTCTTTTGTATTACTGGGAGCCGGCATTAGTTTTCTGCCTAACAGTCAGACAGAAATTTACGGCAACTTTTCCCAGAACTACCGGTCAGTAACTTTCAATGACATCCGAATTGTAAACCCGACTTTCCAGGTAGATCCAGACATTACCGATGAAAGTGGATTTACCTCAGACTTTGGGATAAGAGGACGAATTGGAGAAAGTATATCTTATGACATTGGTGGTTTTGGCTTGTTGTATGATAACCGGATTGGAGAGGTGTTACGGGCAGAAACCAGAATCAATGCTGATGGAGATAAAGAAGAAACAGGCCGTGTGGTTCGCTACAGGGGCAATATTGGGCAGGCATTCATGTATGGTTTTGAAAGTCTGGTTGAAGTGAATGTATTGCCGCTTTTGGGACATGAAAGTCGAGACCTGAAATTCAGTCTTTTTGCAAATACTGCCTTAACCAAATCAGATTACTTAAATTCAGAAATCCCCGGTGTTGAAGGTAATGAGGTTGAATTTGTGCCTTTATTGAATATGAAAACAGGGTTGAATTTTGGCTATCAAAACCTGGTTGGCTCTATCCAATACACCTATGTATCAGAGCAGTACACCGATGCCTCCAATGCAGAGCAAAACATCCGCGATAACCAAAGCGGAATCCGGGGAGCAATTCCTGCTTATGATGTTCTTGACCTTTCATTGTCATGGACCTACAAGAATTTCACTGTTGAGTCTGGCATTAACAATCTGCTCAACTCATGGTATTTTACCAGACGTGCGACAGGCTATCCCGGCCCCGGGATCATTCCATCACCCCCAAGAACCTTCTATGCTACCCTTCAGCTTCAAATCGGGAAATAA
- a CDS encoding transposase yields MRDGKMGLSVQGCAAWYFWKQIPAHSDNVQLDAFVVMPNHVHGIIQILPNEKGVPSVGTLPATSLQINKRNRMSEISPKPGSLSTIIRSYKSAITRWCNRKGYEFCWQSRFHDHIIRNYRSLNRIRQYIGYNPLNWEKDSKNVL; encoded by the coding sequence ATTCGTGATGGAAAAATGGGGCTATCTGTTCAAGGGTGTGCAGCCTGGTATTTTTGGAAACAGATTCCCGCCCATTCTGACAATGTACAATTAGATGCATTCGTAGTAATGCCTAATCATGTTCATGGAATCATCCAGATTTTACCAAATGAAAAAGGAGTGCCATCTGTAGGGACGTTGCCAGCAACGTCCCTACAGATCAATAAACGAAATAGAATGTCAGAAATCTCCCCCAAACCCGGGTCTTTGTCGACAATCATTAGATCTTATAAATCCGCAATAACCAGATGGTGTAACAGAAAAGGTTATGAATTCTGTTGGCAATCCAGGTTTCATGATCATATAATCCGAAATTACAGATCCCTGAATCGAATCCGGCAATACATCGGGTATAACCCACTGAACTGGGAGAAAGATTCTAAGAATGTGCTATGA
- a CDS encoding ABC transporter ATP-binding protein, translating to MKLSLSNISKTYKNGVKALDDVSIEIESGMFGLLGPNGAGKSTLMRTIATLQAPDTGSAFLDDIDILNDKNSLRKVLGYLPQSFGVYPKMSAEDLLHYFARLKGIADKNQRTQMVNTALEVTNLLEVRRKSVAGYSGGMKQRFGIAQLLLNDPKLIIVDEPTAGLDPSERHRFLNVLREIGTNHIVIFSTHIVDDVKELCTDMSIMNGGKILSHHTPKQAVAALEGQMWTKNIERDALEEHEAKFNVISSSFNQDNTLNIRVHGSQKPDESFEAKSPELEDVYFVTLREEKEVVAA from the coding sequence ATGAAGCTATCACTTTCCAATATTTCGAAAACATATAAAAACGGGGTTAAGGCACTCGACGATGTGTCTATAGAAATTGAATCAGGGATGTTCGGACTTCTTGGTCCTAATGGCGCCGGGAAATCAACGCTGATGCGAACCATCGCCACTTTGCAGGCCCCTGATACCGGTTCTGCATTCCTGGACGATATTGATATCCTGAACGACAAAAACAGCCTGCGAAAAGTGCTGGGATATTTACCACAATCATTTGGGGTGTATCCAAAGATGTCGGCCGAAGACCTGCTTCATTATTTTGCCCGGCTCAAAGGTATTGCTGATAAAAACCAGCGTACCCAAATGGTAAATACCGCACTTGAAGTTACCAACCTGCTTGAGGTAAGACGTAAAAGCGTAGCCGGTTACTCCGGGGGTATGAAGCAACGGTTCGGCATTGCTCAACTGCTGCTTAACGACCCAAAACTCATTATTGTAGATGAGCCAACAGCCGGACTCGATCCTTCCGAGCGCCACCGGTTCCTGAATGTACTGCGTGAGATCGGAACCAATCACATTGTGATTTTCTCCACACACATTGTGGATGATGTAAAAGAGCTCTGCACCGATATGTCGATCATGAACGGCGGTAAGATTCTGAGTCACCACACGCCTAAACAAGCTGTCGCTGCTCTGGAAGGTCAAATGTGGACTAAGAATATTGAACGCGATGCCCTGGAAGAGCACGAAGCTAAGTTTAATGTAATTTCGTCCAGCTTCAATCAGGATAACACCCTGAATATTCGTGTTCATGGATCCCAAAAACCTGATGAAAGTTTCGAAGCTAAAAGTCCTGAATTGGAAGACGTTTATTTCGTCACGCTCAGGGAAGAAAAAGAAGTCGTAGCCGCATAA
- a CDS encoding M1 family aminopeptidase, translating into MFYTIFSFELRYWLRKPSFYVYSGILFLLSLFTMATASGLFESITVSINSITIVNSASAINGLLNEMAIIVYFLLPAIIGGTIYKDYKHEMHSVMYSYPFTKWEYLLAKFLAGICIATLVVVAAALGVFLGSIFPGTNPDLLGPFKLINYTQPFIYYIIPNLIFFGAIVFAVVTFTRNINVGFITILALFLIQIFASNLTQDLDNKMLAALLDPYGFQANAYYTEYWTIYERNQNPLPWGEVILYNRLLWSGLGVAIFALVYRAFSFSQEAFSFSLFGSKKSERVTKKNFGSILTVSLPKVNFDFSWAQNLKLAWNLSDIDLKYIVKGWAFIIISLVGLLISLSVILLGAEIFGTDTLPVTWQMLQLPGTFFNLFINILTFLYAGMLIHRSRISDMDQLVHVTPTPNWTILLSKFIALVKMQVILLSIIMIAGIGVQLFNGYYNFEIGLYLFDLYAISLVHVLIWGLLAILFHSFFKNYYVGFILLLLISIGISFLGSIGIEQDIFKYNQGPGTQYSDMNGYGSSLAEYYVYKSYWLLLGIAFYVLSIILFRRGLPGSIKERLQNASREFTPVLKAVFTLSLVGFVSIGSWIYYVDNIKYERLSSKEREQQAAQWEKNYGKYKGIPQPRITSSTINLDLFPETRDFKAAGTYVLKNKTNVPIDSIHIDHNNFISSFSFNQPYELVMEDDSMNYDIYQLEDALMPGDTLLFSFAISNKPNEILRSNSPVRKNGTFVNNSIFPRLGYQESMELSGTDARERYNLPPKDRMAPPTDSAARMNNYISGDADWIEFETTISTSPEQIAIAPGYLQNEWEENGRRYFHYKMDSTMVNFYSFISAEFEVVKDTWNDVALEIYYHKGHDYNLDYMMNGMKKSLDYYTSEYSPYQHQQVRIIEFPRTGGSFAQSFANTIPYSEAIGFIAEVDTTNEEGVNYPFSITAHEVAHQWWAHQVIGANVQGATMLSESLSEYSSLKVLEKEHGENQMRIFLKDALDSYLTGRTLESQKELPLIYNENQQYIHYNKGSLVFYALSDYIGDDKLNAALSDYIDEVAFQEPPYTTSLELLEHLKEATPDSLQYLIKDMFETITLYDNRVEDATYTEVDSSTYEVNLTLQVSKYRTGDTGKRIYKNEAGDSLAIEIEDRRLPVKSLPLQDWVDVGVFGTDSLGQETVLYFKKHKFTEILNDLTITVNEEPTSAGIDPYNKLIDTISNDNRRPPSREESED; encoded by the coding sequence ATGTTCTATACCATTTTCTCTTTTGAACTGCGGTACTGGCTGCGCAAGCCTTCTTTTTATGTGTATTCCGGCATCCTGTTTCTGTTGTCATTATTTACCATGGCCACAGCCTCGGGATTGTTTGAAAGCATCACCGTCAGTATTAATTCTATTACCATCGTAAACTCAGCGTCTGCTATCAATGGATTGCTGAACGAGATGGCCATTATCGTGTACTTCCTGCTTCCAGCCATCATTGGCGGAACGATCTACAAGGACTATAAACACGAAATGCATTCGGTGATGTATTCCTACCCCTTTACAAAATGGGAATATCTGCTGGCCAAATTTTTAGCCGGAATTTGCATTGCTACACTGGTTGTGGTTGCCGCTGCTTTGGGGGTATTCCTTGGAAGTATTTTCCCGGGGACAAATCCTGACCTCCTGGGGCCGTTCAAGCTGATTAATTATACACAGCCTTTTATCTATTACATTATTCCCAACCTGATTTTCTTTGGGGCCATTGTTTTTGCGGTGGTAACCTTCACCCGAAATATTAACGTTGGGTTTATTACCATTCTGGCTCTCTTCCTTATCCAGATTTTTGCCAGTAACCTCACACAAGACCTTGACAACAAAATGCTGGCCGCATTATTGGATCCATACGGATTTCAGGCAAATGCATACTATACCGAATACTGGACTATTTACGAGCGGAACCAAAACCCACTGCCCTGGGGCGAAGTAATTTTATATAATCGCTTGCTCTGGTCCGGACTGGGAGTTGCTATTTTCGCGCTGGTTTACAGAGCCTTCAGTTTTAGCCAGGAAGCATTTTCGTTCAGCTTATTCGGAAGCAAAAAGAGCGAACGTGTTACCAAGAAAAATTTCGGAAGTATCCTAACCGTATCTCTTCCAAAAGTAAACTTTGATTTTTCCTGGGCCCAAAACCTTAAGCTGGCCTGGAACCTTTCTGACATTGACCTTAAATACATTGTTAAAGGCTGGGCTTTTATAATCATATCCCTGGTGGGGTTACTTATATCCTTAAGCGTGATTTTGCTTGGGGCTGAGATTTTTGGAACCGATACCCTGCCGGTTACCTGGCAGATGCTTCAGCTTCCCGGCACCTTCTTCAACCTGTTCATCAACATTTTGACCTTTTTGTATGCAGGAATGCTGATTCACCGAAGCCGAATTTCCGATATGGACCAACTGGTACATGTAACACCAACACCTAACTGGACCATTCTGCTGTCCAAGTTCATTGCTTTGGTCAAAATGCAGGTCATACTGCTTTCTATCATTATGATTGCCGGAATTGGTGTTCAGCTTTTCAATGGGTATTACAACTTTGAAATCGGACTTTACCTATTTGATTTATATGCCATATCCCTCGTTCATGTTTTGATTTGGGGATTGCTCGCCATCCTTTTCCACTCCTTTTTCAAGAACTACTATGTTGGATTTATCCTGCTGTTGTTGATTTCTATCGGGATTTCCTTCCTCGGTTCTATTGGCATTGAACAGGATATCTTTAAGTACAATCAGGGTCCCGGAACCCAATATTCGGACATGAATGGATATGGTTCTTCCCTCGCCGAGTATTACGTTTATAAGAGTTACTGGCTGCTTTTAGGCATCGCATTTTATGTGCTTTCCATCATTCTTTTTCGCCGTGGATTGCCCGGAAGCATTAAAGAGCGATTGCAAAATGCCAGCCGGGAATTTACTCCGGTACTTAAGGCCGTATTCACTCTTTCATTGGTTGGGTTCGTGTCGATTGGAAGCTGGATTTACTACGTCGATAACATCAAGTACGAGCGGCTTTCATCCAAAGAAAGAGAACAGCAAGCGGCACAGTGGGAGAAAAACTATGGGAAGTATAAAGGCATTCCCCAGCCCCGCATTACTTCTTCTACTATAAACCTTGATCTGTTTCCGGAAACCCGGGACTTCAAGGCAGCCGGAACCTATGTTTTAAAGAATAAAACGAATGTCCCGATTGATTCTATCCACATCGATCATAACAATTTCATCAGCTCATTTAGTTTTAACCAGCCTTACGAATTGGTTATGGAAGATGATTCCATGAATTATGACATCTATCAGCTGGAGGACGCGCTGATGCCGGGCGATACCCTGCTTTTTTCTTTCGCCATTTCAAACAAACCCAATGAAATCCTGAGAAGTAATTCTCCCGTCCGAAAGAATGGTACGTTCGTCAACAATTCAATTTTTCCAAGACTGGGATATCAGGAATCGATGGAGCTGTCCGGAACGGATGCCCGCGAACGCTATAACCTTCCCCCTAAAGACCGCATGGCACCGCCCACCGACAGTGCTGCACGGATGAATAACTACATCTCTGGCGATGCTGATTGGATTGAGTTCGAAACCACGATCAGTACTTCACCTGAACAGATTGCCATTGCACCCGGTTATCTTCAGAACGAATGGGAGGAAAATGGACGTCGCTATTTCCATTACAAAATGGACAGCACCATGGTTAATTTTTACTCTTTTATTTCTGCTGAATTTGAAGTCGTAAAAGACACCTGGAATGATGTTGCCCTGGAAATCTACTATCACAAAGGGCACGATTATAACCTGGACTACATGATGAACGGCATGAAAAAGTCTCTGGATTATTACACTTCCGAATATAGCCCTTATCAGCACCAGCAAGTGCGTATTATCGAGTTTCCACGAACCGGAGGTAGTTTCGCTCAGTCATTTGCCAACACCATTCCCTACTCAGAAGCCATTGGATTTATCGCAGAAGTGGATACGACCAATGAAGAAGGCGTCAACTATCCATTCAGTATAACCGCGCATGAGGTTGCTCACCAGTGGTGGGCACATCAGGTGATTGGCGCTAATGTGCAGGGTGCCACCATGCTTTCCGAAAGCCTTTCTGAATACAGCTCGCTTAAAGTGCTGGAAAAGGAACACGGAGAGAATCAGATGCGCATTTTCCTGAAAGACGCTTTGGATAGTTACCTGACAGGCCGGACGTTAGAATCTCAAAAAGAGCTACCGCTCATTTATAATGAAAACCAGCAATACATTCACTACAACAAAGGCTCACTGGTATTCTATGCACTCAGCGATTATATCGGCGATGACAAGCTGAATGCTGCTCTTAGCGACTACATCGACGAAGTAGCATTTCAGGAGCCACCCTACACCACTTCTTTAGAGTTGCTTGAGCACCTGAAAGAGGCCACTCCTGATTCCCTGCAGTATCTCATCAAGGATATGTTTGAAACCATTACGCTATATGATAACAGAGTGGAAGATGCCACTTACACGGAAGTGGACAGCAGCACGTATGAAGTGAATCTGACCCTTCAGGTTTCCAAATATCGTACGGGCGACACCGGGAAACGCATTTATAAAAATGAAGCAGGTGATAGTTTGGCTATTGAAATCGAAGATCGCCGGCTTCCGGTTAAATCACTTCCGCTACAGGATTGGGTAGATGTGGGGGTTTTCGGAACCGACTCTCTTGGACAGGAAACCGTGCTGTATTTCAAAAAACATAAGTTTACTGAAATCCTCAACGATTTAACAATCACAGTGAATGAAGAACCTACTTCAGCCGGCATCGATCCTTACAACAAGCTGATTGATACCATTTCAAATGATAACCGACGGCCGCCATCAAGGGAAGAGTCAGAAGATTAG
- a CDS encoding TlpA disulfide reductase family protein: MKLLLSLLLFVTASVISGPKVHNFKLKNLDNRTVSYEDLKGEKLTVIDFWATWCKPCIKSIPKFVEMNERLESQGVQFIGISVDGPRNLSKVKPFAKSLGVDYPVLLDTDNNVMSRLRVQAVPTLLIVNSDDEVVYFHEGYTPGEEKMIEAEIHKLLQE; the protein is encoded by the coding sequence ATGAAACTTCTCTTATCGCTTTTACTGTTTGTTACGGCCTCTGTGATCAGCGGACCGAAAGTCCATAATTTCAAGCTGAAGAATCTGGACAACCGTACGGTTTCCTATGAAGACTTAAAGGGAGAAAAGCTTACCGTCATCGATTTTTGGGCCACCTGGTGTAAACCCTGCATCAAGTCTATACCCAAGTTTGTAGAGATGAATGAAAGGCTGGAATCACAAGGTGTTCAGTTTATTGGCATTAGTGTGGATGGCCCCCGAAACCTGTCTAAAGTCAAGCCTTTTGCCAAATCCCTTGGTGTGGATTATCCGGTATTGCTGGATACGGATAACAACGTGATGTCCCGGCTCCGCGTGCAGGCCGTTCCCACCCTTCTCATCGTAAACAGTGATGACGAAGTCGTCTACTTTCATGAAGGATATACGCCCGGTGAAGAGAAAATGATTGAGGCTGAAATCCATAAACTCCTTCAAGAGTGA